A genomic region of Phoenix dactylifera cultivar Barhee BC4 unplaced genomic scaffold, palm_55x_up_171113_PBpolish2nd_filt_p 000100F, whole genome shotgun sequence contains the following coding sequences:
- the LOC103696884 gene encoding G-type lectin S-receptor-like serine/threonine-protein kinase At2g19130: MSHPLLFTFLFIFLSSLNIPHTFAANSISMNHSLSGNRTIISQGGNFVLGFFQPGNKSNHNHYIGIWFKKVSQLTPVWVANREKPISDPTSSELRISDDGNLVLLNQFKKQVWSTNLTSIASNSTTAVILDSGNLVLRDDSDPSKVFWQSCDHPTDTLLPGCKFGMNKVTGERQQLTSWKSSDDPAPGIFSYGIDPRGSSQYFMVWNGTRQYWSSGYWNGHLFAAIPEMKSGSINYYEYISDATENYFTYSPVDDKIIARHVMDISGQAKDLAWMEGAQKWMLYYCQPKQQCDVYNLCGPFGSCSQGSFPFCSCVKGFSKASPSNCDLEDYSQGCARNTPLQCPHSSSDGDKDKFFMMPGMKLPINNHSVAVASSKDCELAWLKNCSCTGYSYSNGCTVWYGDLLNLQQQPDGSAGETLYLRLAASELPNSKSRKRRFVGVGVGVVVGVFLFAIAFILISGHQRRRIIATTKAMENNLVLFKYGDLQRITKNFSEKLGGGGFGSVFKGLLPDSTVIAAKKLEGLHQGEKQFRTEVSTIGKIQHVNLVRLRGFCSEGTKRLLAYDYMPNGSLDTKLFRSNSMVLDWKARYQIALGTARGLAYLHEKCRECIIHCDIKPENILLDASFVPKLADFGLAKLVGRDFSRVLTTMRGTRGYLAPEWIYGLPITSKADVYSYGMMLLEIISGRRNAEQSEEGKKAFFPVLAVNKVTEGDVLSLLDRKLNGDADLEELDRVCKVACWCIQDNEFHRPSMGQVVQILECAIEVNMPPVPRSLHVLAENSESLVFHSHLN, encoded by the exons ATGAGCCATCCTCTACTCTTTACTTTCCTATTTATCTTCCTTAGCTCTCTCAACATCCCTCACACCTTTGCAGCCAATTCCATCTCTATGAATCACTCTCTCTCTGGAAACCGGACCATAATATCTCAAGGTGGCAACTTCGTGCTAGGCTTCTTCCAACCTGGTAACAAATCCAACCACAACCACTACATAGGCATCTGGTTCAAGAAGGTCTCACAGCTCACTCCAGTTTGGGTAGCAAACAGGGAGAAACCCATCTCTGACCCAACCTCATCAGAGCTCAGAATCTCTGATGATGGCAATCTGGTCCTCCTCAACCAGTTCAAGAAGCAAGTCTGGTCTACAAACCTTACCTCCATAGCTTCCAACTCTACCACTGCTGTGATCCTGGACTCTGGAAACCTTGTTCTTAGAGATGACTCTGACCCATCCAAAGTCTTCTGGCAGAGCTGTGACcacccaacggacacattgttaCCTGGGTGCAAGTTTGGAATGAACAAGGTGACTGGAGAGAGGCAGCAACTCACCTCCTGGAAGAGTTCTGATGACCCTGCTCCTGGGATCTTCTCTTATGGGATAGACCCCCGTGGTTCTAGCCAGTACTTCATGGTATGGAACGGAACCAGGCAGTATTGGAGCAGTGGATATTGGAATGGACATCTCTTCGCTGCTATTCCCGAGATGAAATCAGGTTCTATCAACTACTATGAGTATATCTCCGATGCAACGGAGAACTACTTCACCTACTCTCCTGTCGATGATAAGATCATCGCAAGACATGTTATGGATATCTCAGGGCAAGCCAAGGACCTGGCCTGGATGGAGGGAGCCCAGAAGTGGATGCTCTACTATTGTCAGCCCAAACAGCAGTGTGATGTCTACAATCTCTGCGGTCCTTTTGGCAGCTGCAGTCAGGGGAGCTTCCCGTTCTGCAGCTGTGTGAAGGGCTTCAGTAAGGCCTCTCCAAGCAACTgcgatttggaggattacagcCAAGGATGTGCGAGAAACACTCCTTTGCAGTGTC cccatagtTCAAGTGATGGGGATAAAGACAAGTTTTTCATGATGCCTGGTATGAAATTACCTATTAATAACCATTCCGTAGCAGTTGCTAGTAGTAAAGATTGTGAATTAGCTTGGTTGAAGAATTGCTCCTGTACTGGTTATTCTTATAGTAATGGATGCACTGTATGGTATGGAGACTTGCTTAACTTACAGCAGCAGCCGGACGGATCGGCCGGGGAGACCCTTTACCTCCGTCTAGCTGCTTCGGAGCTGCCAAATTCCAAATCAAGGAAGCGACGATTTGTTGGAGTTGGGGTGGGCGTGGTGGTCGGCGTGTTTTTATTTGCAATTGCTTTCATTTTGATTTCAGGACATCAACGTAGACGAATTATTGCTACTACAAAAGCCATGGAGAATAATTTGGTGCTGTTCAAGTATGGTGACTTGCAGCGAATAACCAAAAACTTTTCAGAGAAATTGGGGGGCGGAGGTTTCGGTTCCGTCTTCAAAGGGCTGCTACCAGACTCGACTGTCATTGCTGCAAAGAAGCTTGAAGGTCTTCATCAAGGGGAGAAGCAATTCCGAACCGAGGTGAGCACTATCGGAAAAATTCAGCATGTTAACTTGGTTCGCCTTCGTGGATTCTGCTCTGAAGGGACTAAAAGGTTGCTGGCCTATGATTACATGCCAAATGGTTCTCTAGACACTAAGCTATTTCGAAGCAATTCCATGGTTTTGGATTGGAAAGCAAGGTACCAGATTGCCCTTGGAACCGCTAGAGGATTAGCTTATCTCCATGAGAAATGCAGGGAATGCATCATACATTGTGACATCAAACCAGAGAATATACTCCTGGATGCCTCATTTGTCCCAAAACTGGCAGATTTCGGTCTGGCAAAGCTTGTTGGCCGCGACTTTAGTAGAGTTCTGACGACAATGAGGGGAACCAGAGGCTATCTTGCACCAGAATGGATCTACGGGTTGCCTATCACTTCCAAAGCTGATGTTTATAGCTACGGGATGATGCTTTTAGAGATCATATCGGGCAGGAGAAATGCAGAGCAatcagaagaaggaaagaaggctTTTTTCCCAGTGTTAGCTGTCAATAAAGTTACAGAAGGAGATGTTCTTAGCTTGCTGGATCGCAAGCTGAATGGTGATGCTGACTTGGAAGAGCTTGATCGAGTCTGCAAGGTTGCTTGTTGGTGCATTCAGGATAACGAGTTTCACCGGCCATCAATGGGGCAAGTTGTTCAAATTCTAGAGTGTGCCATCGAAGTTAACATGCCTCCTGTTCCACGGTCACTTCATGTTCTTGCGGAGAACTCGGAGAGCCTGGTCTTCCACTCGCACTTAAATTAA